Proteins from one Aspergillus nidulans FGSC A4 chromosome VIII genomic window:
- a CDS encoding SacI domain protein (transcript_id=CADANIAT00001730), translating to MPSLLRRIVIFAAVDGLILQSPGHGSRYNGNGDYTSIRIDYKTNRIASLSGPASDLSVRKDFASLETYGLVGLLSVASYSFLIAITQRQQVAQIQGKPIYSIAHVAVIPTSSQEDASRAILQAKESILQGEESDYNDTASEEADVSEAETDGSDAEEISTAPASPIRETRHPRNDSISSNITENMIGKKVRFGRFAANWLSRKAMGLPGLGTAELNTQEDTESVGIPMVEFKENDPVVARSAYAANTEEPIASASYSSSPKNSELLPPTETKPIELLPKLLRYSKLIFSSSNFFFSYDYDLTRPISSQPSAGSGHLPIHKVADELYFWNQNLMLPFTTAGMHPFVLPLVQGFVGQSEFTVAAKTDPSSEAEPSEARILGEKQEVEEVKIAAEKRNYLLTLISRRSVKRPGLRYLRRGVDDDGNTANTVETEQILSVPDWDPSHNVYSYLQLRGSIPLYFSQSPYSFKPVPVLHHSPETNKLAFERHFRTISRRYGRIQAVSLVDKRVPELKLGEQYEKYAQGFNQSGGIDGVPLGFEWFDFHNECRGMKFENVSRLVDKLADTLEEFKSIVVNNGTIIQDQTGIVRTNCMDCLDRTGVAQCAFGQWALERALKQEGIDIDLGGDSSTRWFNILWADNGDAISKQYSSTAALKGDYTRTRKRDYRGALNDFGLTLSRYYNNIVNDYFSQACVDYLLGNVSTQVFQEFATELQTADPGISVQKLRQNAIDTSCRIVISDQSEEFLGGWTMLTPRQPNTLRTLPFEESVLLLTDAAVYSCRFDWNTDKVLSFERIDLRSITRINYGTYITSTLTEAQSDEQHNVGLVIEFREGDNNALRVNTRSLQSEVDPKALDNQWDMSSWFRGPQRVKPRIMAFKALPQSNSVTQTRRRKSATVSEIDWVQTICEEIERAMRAGEQTPANEPRPSVIGPAEIISLAEAKKRTGLLEHLVHDIKKMVWA from the exons ATGCCTAGCTTGCTACGGAGGATAGTCATCTTCGCAGCCGTCGATGGACTGATTCTTCAGTCTCCGGGGCATGGATCTCGGTACAATGGCAACGGTGATTATACGTCAATCCGCATTGATTACAAAACGAATCGCATCGCATCATTATCGGGCCCCGCATCAGACCTAAGTGTGAGGAAAGATTTCGCTAGCCTCGAGACTTACGGCCTTGTCG GCCTCCTATCCGTTGCGTCGTACTCGTTCCTCATTGCAATCACGCAGCGTCAGCAGGTTGCCCAGATCCAAGGGAAGCCAATATATAGCATCGCACACGTGGCAGTTATCCCTACTTCATCTCAGGAAGATGCCAGCCGTGCGATACTCCAGGCAAAGGAGAGCATCCTCCAGGGGGAAGAGAGTGATTACAATGACACAGCTTcggaagaagcagatgtATCCGAGGCAGAGACAGATGGGAGTGATGCAGAAGAAATCAGCACCGCCCCTGCTTCCCCCATTCGGGAGACACGCCACCCGAGGAACGACAGCATCAGTAGCAATATCACCGAAAATATGATAGGCAAGAAGGTTCGATTTGGGCGCTTCGCCGCAAACTGGTTGTCGCGGAAGGCTATGGGCTTACCAGGACTCGGCACTGCGGAGTTGAACACGCAGGAGGACACAGAGTCTGTGGGGATACCAATGGTAGAATTCAAGGAGAATGATCCTGTGGTAGCACGCTCGGCGTACGCTGCGAATACTGAGGAACCTATTGCATCTGCGAGTTATTCCTCATCGCCGAAAAACAGCGAACTACTGCCGCCTACGGAAACGAAACCAATAGAGTTGTTGCCGAAGTTGCTGCGGTATTCGAAGCTGATATTTTCCTCAAGCAACTTCTTTTTTTCGTATGATTATGATCTCACCAGGCCTATTAGTTCTCAGCCGTCGGCTGGAAGTGGGCACTTACCAATCCACAAGGTTGCAGATGAGTTG TACTTCTGGAACCAAAACCTCATGCTTCCATTCACTACAGCAGGCATGCATCCATTTGTCCTACCACTTGTACAGGGCTTTGTTGGTCAAAGCGAGTTTACCGTTGCTGCAAAGACCGACCCATCCTCAGAGGCAGAACCGTCTGAGGCACGCATTCTAGGTGAGAAGcaggaagtggaagaagtcaAAATAGCCGCCGAAAAAAGAAATTATCTTCTTACCTTAATCTCACGACGATCTGTGAAGCGTCCAGGCCTACGGTATCTTCGTCGTGGAGTGGATGACGACGGGAATACCGCCAACACGGTAGAAACGGAGCAAATTCTCTCAGTACCGGATTGGGACCCTTCCCATAATGTTTACTCGTACCTTCAGCTACGGGGTTCCATTCCGCTATACTTCTCGCAGTCTCCATACTCCTTCAAACCGGTCCCTGTACTCCATCATTCGCCAGAAACAAATAAATTGGCGTTCGAACGGCACTTCCGTACTATAAGCCGACGTTACGGGAGGATACAAGCTGTTTCTCTGGTTGATAAGCGCGTCCCGGAACTGAAGCTTGGGGAGCAATACGAGAAGTATGCTCAGGGATTTAATCAGTCTGGCGGTATTGACGGCGTCCCACTTGGGTTTGAATGGTTCGATTTTCATAATGAATGCCGAGGGATGAAATTTGAGAATGTGAGCCGGCTCGTCGACAAACTTGCAGATACCTTGGAAGAATTCAAAAGCATTGTAGTGAACAATGGCACCATAATCCAAGATCAGACGGGAATTGTCCGTACCAACTGCATGGACTGCCTTGACCGCACAGGTGTCGCACAGTGCGCCTTCGGGCAATGGGCTCTGGAGCGCGCATTGAAACAGGAAGGTATCGATATTGACTTGGGAGGGGACTCCTCTACAAGGTGGTTTAACATATTGTGGGCAGACAATGGTGATGCCATTTCCAAGCAGTATTCCTCAACAGCAGCTTTGAAGGGCGACTATACAAGGACTAGGAAACGGGACTACCGTGGAGCTCTGAATGACTTTGGGTTGACGCTGTCTCGGTACTACAACAACATCGTCAATGACTATTTTTCGCAGGCCTGCGTCGACTATCTTTTGGGCAATGTCTCAACTCAGGTATTCCAGGAGTTTGCGACTGAGCTACAGACAGCAGATCCCGGCATCTCAGTTCAGAAGCTCAGACAAAATGCCATCGATACCAGCTGCCGCATTGTGATTAGCGACCAGTCTGAGGAGTTCTTAGGCGGCTGGACCATGTTAACGCCGCGGCAGCCAAACACACTTAGAACATTGCCATTCGAGGAGTCGGTTCTGCTCCTCACGGATGCCGCTGTCTACAGCTGCCGCTTTGACTGGAACACGGACAAGGTACTTTCATTTGAGCGGATTGATTTGCGCTCAATAACGCGGATCAACTATGGCACGTATATAACGTCTACCCTGACAGAGGCTCAATCAGATGAACAGCACAATGTTGGGTTAGTGATTGAGTTCCGCGAAGGCGACAACAACGCTCTCCGAGTCAACACTCGGTCTCTCCAGAGCGAAGTCGACCCGAAAGCACTCGACAATCAATGGGACATGTCCTCATGGTTCAGGGGCCCGCAACGGGTAAAACCACGCATCATGGCATTCAAAGCTCTTCCACAGTCGAATTCGGTGACACAGACACGGCGCCGGAAGAGCGCAACAGTGAGTGAAATTGACTGGGTGCAAACCATTTGTGAAGAGATCGAGCGGGCCATGAGAGCCGGCGAGCAGACGCCGGCAAATGAACCCCGGCCCTCTGTGATTGGACCGGCTGAGATCATATCGCTCGCTGAGGCCAAGAAGCGGACGGGGCTTTTGGAGCACTTGGTTCATGATATTAAAAAGATGGTGTGGGCTTAG